In Erigeron canadensis isolate Cc75 chromosome 1, C_canadensis_v1, whole genome shotgun sequence, a single window of DNA contains:
- the LOC122603021 gene encoding ras-related protein RABD2a-like yields MNPEYDYLFKLLLIGDSGVGKSCLLLRFADDSYLDSYISTIGVDFKIRTVDQDGKTIKLQIWDTAGQERFRTITSSYYRGAHGIIIVYDVTDLESFNNVKQWLSEIDRYASESVNKLLVGNKCDLTENRAVSFDTAKEFADGIGIPFMETSAKDATNVEQAFMAMSADIKNRMASQPSSNKRPPTVQIKGQPISQNSGCCSS; encoded by the exons ATGAATCCCGAATA CGACTACTTGTTCAAGCTTTTGCTAATTGGAGATTCAGGAGTCGGAAAATCTTGTCTTTTGCTTCGATTTGCT GATGACTCGTATCTTGACAGTTATATCAGCACAATTGGTGTGGACTTT AAAATCCGTACCGTGGATCAGGATGGAAAGACCATTAAGCTTCAAATT TGGGACACTGCTGGACAAGAAAGGTTCAGGACAATCACTAGTAGCTACTATCGTGGAGCTCATGGCATCATA ATAGTTTATGATGTTACTGACCTAGAAAGTTTCAACAATGTAAAGCAATGGTTGAGTGAAATTGATCGCTATGCAAGTGAAAGTGTAAACAAACTCTTAGTTGGTAACAAATGTGACCTTACTGAGAACAGAGCCGTGTCATTTGATACTGCCAAG GAATTTGCTGATGGAATTGGCATTCCTTTTATGGAAACAAGTGCCAAAGATGCTACCAATGTGGAGCAAGCTTTCATGGCTATGTCTGCTGATATCAAAAACAG GATGGCAAGTCAGCCTTCTTCAAACAAGAGGCCACCTACTGTGCAGATCAAGGGGCAACCAATTAGCCAAAACAGTGGCTGCTGCTCAAGTTAG
- the LOC122588765 gene encoding uncharacterized protein LOC122588765, translating into MPGMLGSIDCTHVEWLNCPRHLKGQYTRGDHGVPTTMLEITASQDLWIWHAYFGAPGSNNDINVLNQSDLYNTERNGTTPDSSFVVNGRQYKHGEKIQEITRGERKDVERAFGVLKGKWKILRRPLRPLIKEKIGQYVYAACILHNMVIKGDGRAISPVHIMDKPVQPVWDDTFYAELLNEDIHHRLRYDLTEHVWAQDLGHLDD; encoded by the exons ATGCCGgggatgcttggtagcatcgatTGTACACATGTCGAGTGGTTAAATTGTCCAAGACACTTGAAAGGACAATATACGAGAGGCGACCATGGCGTTCCCACTACTATGCTTGAGATAACCGCTTCTCAagacttgtggatttggcatgcttattTTGGTGCTCCtggttcaaacaacgacatcaacgtgttGAACCAATCCGACTTATATAATACGGAGCGAAATGGCACGACCCCGGATAGTTCATTCGTCGTTAATGGTCGACAGTACAAACACG gagaaaagattcaagaaattaCAAGGGGGGAGAGGAAAGATGTGGAGCGTGCTTTTGGGGTTCTAAAAGGAAAATGGAAGATTCTTAGACGTCCTCTCCGACCACTGATCAAAGAGAAGATTGGTCAGTATGTTTACGCGGCGTGTATTTTGCATAACATGGTGATAAAAGGTGATGGTCGAGCTATCTCGCCGGTTCACATCATGGACAAACCGGTCCAACCGGTGTGGGACGATACCTTTTACGCGGAGTTGCTAAACGAAGACATCCATCATCGTCTTCGTTATGACCTCACTGAACACGTGTGGGCTCAAGACTTGGGACATCTCGacgactag